Proteins from a genomic interval of Diospyros lotus cultivar Yz01 chromosome 6, ASM1463336v1, whole genome shotgun sequence:
- the LOC127803200 gene encoding uncharacterized protein LOC127803200, with product MGRWIKPEVYPLMAAMSFVTGMVVFQLTRNMLRNPDVRINKAHRGTAVLDNEEEGEKYAQHGLRKFLRTRPPEVMPSINHFFSDTK from the exons ATGGGGCGTTGGATCAAACCGGAG GTGTATCCTCTAATGGCTGCAATGAGTTTCGTCACGGGGATGGTTGTGTTTCAGCTTACAAGGAACATGCTCAGGAACCCTGATGTCAG AATAAACAAAGCCCACCGGGGCACGGCCGTACTCGACAACGAAGAGGAAGGGGAGAAGTACGCCCAACACGGCCTCCGCAAGTTCCTCCGCACGCGGCCGCCGGAGGTCATGCCTTCCATCAACCACTTCTTTTCCGACACCAAATAG
- the LOC127803199 gene encoding PI-PLC X domain-containing protein At5g67130-like yields MDPGNPLFLATVSMLFSVAGACSAGQCELLDKCASDGDCRTGLYCFSCPQGFSGSRCVRSTIVDQFKLTNNSLPFNKYAFLTTHNSYAIDGEPSHTGVCRITFTNQEDSITQQLKNGVRGLMLDTYDFNGDVWLCHSFWGRCHDYTAFGPALDTLREIEAFLSVNPSEIITLILEDYVQALNGLTKVFIESGLMKYWFPVTSMPENGRDWPLVADMVAKNQRLLVFTSVESKQESEGIAYQWNYMVENRYGDRGMHPGSCRNRVESSPLDDKSKSLVLVNYFKRVPIKTATCVHNSARLINMLHTCHGSAGNRWANFVAVDYYKRSAGGGAFQAVDTLNGKLLCGSDDVLACVAGSTSGGCTSSA; encoded by the exons ATGGATCCGGGGAATCCCTTGTTTCTGGCAACAGTGTCGATGCTGTTCAGTGTTGCCGGAGCTTGTTCGGCCGGACAATGCGAG TTGCTCGACAAGTGCGCCTCGGACGGGGACTGCAGAACTGGGCTTTACTGCTTCTCTTGTCCCCAAGGGTTTTCAGGCTCCAGATGTGTAAGATCCACCATTGTAGACCAATTCAAGCTAACG AACAATTCTCTGCCCTTCAACAAGTATGCATTTTTGACAACTCACAATTCCTATGCCATCGATGGAGAGCCATCTCACACTGGAGTTTGCAGAATTACCTTCACAAATCAAGAAGATAGTATTACTCAGCAGCTAAAA AATGGGGTTCGAGGCCTAATGCTAGATACATATGATTTCAATGGGGATGTCTGGTTGTGCCATTCTTTTTGGGGCCGATGCCATGATTACACTGCATTT GGACCAGCTTTGGACACTTTGAGGGAGATTGAAGCTTTCTTATCTGTAAACCCATCTGAAATCATCACATTGATCCTAGAGGACTATGTTCAGGCCCTAAATGGATTAACAAAGGTCTTTATCGAATCGGGCTTGATGAAATACTGGTTCCCAGTGACAAGCATGCCCGAAAATGGTCGAGACTGGCCTCTGGTTGCCGACATGGTTGCCAAAAACCAAAGGCTTCTTGTGTTCACTTCAGTAGAATCAAAGCAAGAGAGCGAAGGAATCGCTTATCAATGGAATTACATGGTTGAAAACCGAT ACGGCGATCGAGGAATGCACCCTGGGAGTTGTCGAAACAGGGTAGAATCATCACCACTTGACGACAAGAGCAAATCACTggttttagtgaattatttCAAGCGTGTGCCCATCAAGACGGCCACATGCGTACACAACTCAGCCCGCCTCATTAACATGCTTCACACTTGCCATGGCTCGGCCGGAAATCGATGGGCAAACTTTGTTGCCGTTGATTACTACAAG AGGAGTGCGGGAGGAGGAGCATTTCAAGCTGTTGACACTCTAAATGGGAAACTGCTTTGTGGGTCTGATGATGTGCTTGCTTGTGTT GCAGGATCCACATCAGGCGGCTGCACTTCGTCAGCATGA
- the LOC127803232 gene encoding cytochrome P450 85A-like isoform X2 has protein sequence MAVFMAVVFGLLVLVGLCVCAALLRWNEVKYSKKGLPPGTMGWPVFGETTEFLKQGPNFMKNQRARYGSFFKSHILGCPTIVSMDPELNRFILMNEAKGLVPGYPQSMLDILGKCNIAAVHGSTHKYMRGALLALVSPSMIRGHLLPKIDHFMRSHLSDWDNKIIDIQEKTKEMAFLSSLNQIAGAESASLSPEFMPEFFKLVLGTLSLPINLPGTNYHRGVQARKNMVGMLEKLVKGRRASKETHPDMLAVLMGGDENRYKLTDEEIIDQMITILYSGYETVSTTSMMAVKYLHDHPDVLQELRKEHCGIRMRKKPEDPIDWKDFKSMRFTRAVIFETSRLATIVNGVLRKTTRDMELNGFIIPKGWRIYVYTREINYDSCLYPDPLTFNPWRWMDKSPESQNYFFIFGGGTRHCPGKELGIAEMGRDRGR, from the exons ATGGCTGTATTCATGGCGGTCGTCTTTGGGCTGCTGGTTTTGGTGGGACTCTGTGTTTGCGCAGCTCTGTTGAGATGGAATGAAGTCAAGTACAGCAAGAAAGGCTTGCCTCCCGGCACAATGGGTTGGCCAGTCTTTGGCGAGACGACTGAGTTTCTAAAACAGGGCCCCAACTTCATGAAAAACCAACGAGCAAG GTATGGGAGTTTTTTCAAATCCCACATACTGGGCTGCCCTACCATTGTGTCCATGGATCCAGAGCTGAACAGATTCATTCTGATGAATGAAGCAAAGGGTCTTGTTCCAGGTTATCCACAGTCGATGCTGGACATCTTGGGAAAATGCAACATTGCAGCTGTCCATGGCTCCACCCACAAGTACATGAGAGGAGCCTTGCTTGCTCTGGTTAGCCCCTCCATGATCAGAGGCCATCTTTTGCCTAAAATCGACCATTTCATGAGATCCCACCTCTCCGATTGGGATAACAAAATCATTGACATTCAGGAGAAAACTAAGGAG ATGGCATTTCTCTCTTCGCTTAACCAAATCGCTGGCGCCGAATCGGCCTCATTGTCTCCGGAATTCATGCCGGAGTTCTTTAAGCTGGTCCTCGGAACCCTCTCTCTTCCCATCAACCTTCCCGGCACAAATTACCACCGGGGAGTTCAG GCGAGGAAGAACATGGTCGGCATGTTGGAGAAACTGGTGAAAGGGAGAAGAGCTTCCAAAGAAACTCATCCCGACATGCTTGCCGTCCTGATGGGTGGAGATGAGAACAGATATAAGCTAACTGACGAGGAGATTATTGACCAAATGATCACAATTTTGTATTCTGGGTACGAGACCGTTTCGACTACTTCGATGATGGCTGTCAAATATCTCCATGATCACCCGGATGTTCTTCAAGAACTCAGA AAAGAACACTGTGGGATTAGAATGAGGAAAAAGCCGGAAGATCCAATTGACTGGAAAGATTTCAAGTCAATGCGATTTACCCGGGCT GTGATCTTCGAAACCTCAAGATTGGCCACAATTGTTAATGGGGTTCTGAGAAAGACGACCCGGGACATGGAACTCAATG GTTTCATTATTCCCAAGGGGTGGAGAATATATGTCTACACGAGGGAGATCAATTACGACTCGTGCCTGTATCCCGATCCCTTGACCTTCAATCCATGGAGATGGATG GACAAGAGCCCAGAATCTCAGAACTATTTCTTTATATTTGGAGGAGGGACCAGGCATTGTCCGGGCAAAGAACTTGGAATTGCAGAG ATGGGAAGAGATCGGGGGAGATAA
- the LOC127803232 gene encoding cytochrome P450 85A-like isoform X1, with product MAVFMAVVFGLLVLVGLCVCAALLRWNEVKYSKKGLPPGTMGWPVFGETTEFLKQGPNFMKNQRARYGSFFKSHILGCPTIVSMDPELNRFILMNEAKGLVPGYPQSMLDILGKCNIAAVHGSTHKYMRGALLALVSPSMIRGHLLPKIDHFMRSHLSDWDNKIIDIQEKTKEMAFLSSLNQIAGAESASLSPEFMPEFFKLVLGTLSLPINLPGTNYHRGVQARKNMVGMLEKLVKGRRASKETHPDMLAVLMGGDENRYKLTDEEIIDQMITILYSGYETVSTTSMMAVKYLHDHPDVLQELRKEHCGIRMRKKPEDPIDWKDFKSMRFTRAVIFETSRLATIVNGVLRKTTRDMELNGFIIPKGWRIYVYTREINYDSCLYPDPLTFNPWRWMDKSPESQNYFFIFGGGTRHCPGKELGIAEVSTFLHYFVTRYRWEEIGGDKLMKFPRVQAPNGLRIRVSSS from the exons ATGGCTGTATTCATGGCGGTCGTCTTTGGGCTGCTGGTTTTGGTGGGACTCTGTGTTTGCGCAGCTCTGTTGAGATGGAATGAAGTCAAGTACAGCAAGAAAGGCTTGCCTCCCGGCACAATGGGTTGGCCAGTCTTTGGCGAGACGACTGAGTTTCTAAAACAGGGCCCCAACTTCATGAAAAACCAACGAGCAAG GTATGGGAGTTTTTTCAAATCCCACATACTGGGCTGCCCTACCATTGTGTCCATGGATCCAGAGCTGAACAGATTCATTCTGATGAATGAAGCAAAGGGTCTTGTTCCAGGTTATCCACAGTCGATGCTGGACATCTTGGGAAAATGCAACATTGCAGCTGTCCATGGCTCCACCCACAAGTACATGAGAGGAGCCTTGCTTGCTCTGGTTAGCCCCTCCATGATCAGAGGCCATCTTTTGCCTAAAATCGACCATTTCATGAGATCCCACCTCTCCGATTGGGATAACAAAATCATTGACATTCAGGAGAAAACTAAGGAG ATGGCATTTCTCTCTTCGCTTAACCAAATCGCTGGCGCCGAATCGGCCTCATTGTCTCCGGAATTCATGCCGGAGTTCTTTAAGCTGGTCCTCGGAACCCTCTCTCTTCCCATCAACCTTCCCGGCACAAATTACCACCGGGGAGTTCAG GCGAGGAAGAACATGGTCGGCATGTTGGAGAAACTGGTGAAAGGGAGAAGAGCTTCCAAAGAAACTCATCCCGACATGCTTGCCGTCCTGATGGGTGGAGATGAGAACAGATATAAGCTAACTGACGAGGAGATTATTGACCAAATGATCACAATTTTGTATTCTGGGTACGAGACCGTTTCGACTACTTCGATGATGGCTGTCAAATATCTCCATGATCACCCGGATGTTCTTCAAGAACTCAGA AAAGAACACTGTGGGATTAGAATGAGGAAAAAGCCGGAAGATCCAATTGACTGGAAAGATTTCAAGTCAATGCGATTTACCCGGGCT GTGATCTTCGAAACCTCAAGATTGGCCACAATTGTTAATGGGGTTCTGAGAAAGACGACCCGGGACATGGAACTCAATG GTTTCATTATTCCCAAGGGGTGGAGAATATATGTCTACACGAGGGAGATCAATTACGACTCGTGCCTGTATCCCGATCCCTTGACCTTCAATCCATGGAGATGGATG GACAAGAGCCCAGAATCTCAGAACTATTTCTTTATATTTGGAGGAGGGACCAGGCATTGTCCGGGCAAAGAACTTGGAATTGCAGAGGTTTCTACTTTCCTTCATTATTTTGTAACTAGATACAG ATGGGAAGAGATCGGGGGAGATAAGCTAATGAAATTTCCGAGAGTTCAAGCACCAAATGGGTTGCGCATTAGGGTTTCGAGTTCCTAA
- the LOC127803233 gene encoding probable UDP-arabinopyranose mutase 2, with protein sequence MASSTPLLKDELDIVIPTIRNLDFLEMWRPFFQPYHLIIVQDGDPSKTIKVPDGFDYELYNRNDINKILGPRASCISFKDSACRCFGYMVSKKKYVYTIDDDCFVAKDPSGKDINALEQHIKNLLCPSTPTFFNTLYDPFREGADFVRGYPFSLREGVPTAVSHGLWLNIPDYDAPTQLVKPLERNTRYVDAVLTIPKGTLFPMCGMNLAFDRHLIGPAMYFGLMGDGQPIGRYDDMWAGWCIKVICDHLGLGVKTGLPYIWHSKASNPFVNLRKEYKGIFWQEDIIPFFQAVNLPKDCTTVQQCYVELSKQVKEKLGKVDDYFVKLADAMVTWIEAWDELNPSQAGKLPNGSAK encoded by the exons ATGGCGTCTTCAACTCCTCTTCTCAAGGATGAGCTCGACATCGTCATACCCACAATCCGAAACCTCGATTTTCTGGAGATGTGGCGGCCTTTCTTCCAGCCTTACCATCTGATCATCGTTCAAGACGGCGACCCTTCCAAGACCATCAAGGTCCCCGATGGCTTCGATTATGAGCTCTACAATCGTAACGACATTAACAAGATTTTGGGCCCTAGGGCTTCTTGCATTTCCTTCAAGGACTCTGCCTGCCGCTGCTTCGGCTACATGGTGTCCAAGAAGAAGTACGTCTACACCATCGACGACGACTGCTTT GTTGCCAAAGACCCCTCTGGCAAAGACATCAACGCCCTGGAACAGCACATAAAGAACCTTCTCTGCCCATCAACTCCCACATTCTTCAATACCCTCTATGATCCCTTCCGAGAGGGTGCAGATTTTGTGCGCGGCTACCCTTTTAGCCTGCGCGAGGGCGTCCCAACTGCTGTTTCTCACGGCCTCTGGCTCAACATCCCTGACTACGACGCGCCAACCCAGCTTGTGAAGCCTCTCGAGAGAAACACCAG GTATGTGGATGCGGTCTTGACAATACCAAAGGGCACCCTCTTCCCCATGTGTGGCATGAATCTGGCATTCGACCGCCACCTCATCGGCCCTGCCATGTACTTTGGCCTCATGGGGGATGGCCAGCCAATTGGGCGCTACGACGATATGTGGGCCGGCTGGTGCATCAAG GTGATATGCGATCATCTGGGACTGGGAGTGAAGACGGGGCTGCCCTACATTTGGCACAGCAAAGCCAGCAACCCCTTTGTGAACCTGAGGAAAGAGTACAAAGGCATATTCTGGCAAGAAGACATAATCCCATTCTTCCAGGCAGTGAACCTTCCAAAGGACTGCACCACAGTGCAGCAATGCTACGTGGAGCTGTCGAAGCAGGTGAAGGAAAAGCTTGGGAAGGTGGATGATTACTTTGTGAAGCTGGCGGATGCCATGGTCACGTGGATTGAAGCTTGGGATGAGCTGAACCCATCGCAGGCAGGGAAACTGCCCAACGGCTCTGCCAAATGA